Proteins from a genomic interval of Caulobacter rhizosphaerae:
- a CDS encoding copper homeostasis protein CutC — protein sequence MPDRIILEVCVDTPAGLAAAIAGGADRIELCSALALQGLTPAPGLMAIAAEAEIPIYPMIRPRNGDFVYGGEDLDAILRDIDAARDAGLAGVVIGANAPSGELDVDALAMLVAHAEGLGVTLHRAFDLTPDPFAALETAIDLGFERILTSGCALNAMAGAETIALLVERAAGRIAILAGGGVNPSNVAELVARTGVGEVHGSCSGPMTYGLGQGHEDRAYKLGFVQDGLRDTDQETVAAVVETLAGLQ from the coding sequence ATGCCCGACCGCATTATCCTGGAAGTCTGTGTCGATACGCCCGCCGGATTGGCGGCGGCGATCGCGGGTGGCGCGGATCGGATCGAACTGTGCTCGGCCCTAGCCCTGCAGGGCCTGACCCCGGCGCCGGGGCTGATGGCGATCGCGGCGGAGGCGGAAATCCCGATCTATCCGATGATCCGGCCGCGCAACGGCGACTTCGTCTACGGCGGCGAGGACCTCGACGCCATCCTGCGGGACATCGACGCCGCTCGGGACGCCGGCCTGGCGGGCGTGGTGATCGGCGCCAACGCCCCATCGGGCGAGCTGGACGTCGACGCCCTGGCCATGCTGGTCGCCCACGCCGAGGGCCTGGGCGTGACCCTGCACCGCGCCTTCGACCTGACGCCGGATCCGTTCGCGGCGCTGGAGACCGCCATCGACCTGGGCTTCGAGCGGATCCTGACGTCGGGCTGCGCCCTGAACGCCATGGCCGGGGCCGAGACGATCGCCTTGCTGGTCGAACGCGCGGCCGGCCGCATCGCCATCCTGGCCGGCGGCGGGGTCAATCCGTCGAACGTCGCCGAACTGGTGGCGCGGACCGGCGTGGGCGAGGTGCACGGCTCGTGCAGCGGACCAATGACCTACGGCCTGGGCCAGGGGCACGAAGACCGCGCCTACAAGCTGGGCTTCGTACAGGACGGGCTGCGGGATACCGATCAGGAGACGGTGGCGGCGGTGGTGGAGA
- a CDS encoding N(4)-(beta-N-acetylglucosaminyl)-L-asparaginase, with amino-acid sequence MLNRRGLIGASLIGSGLVGTRAAAAAEPTGGAGIQLTRPCVISTWDFGVPANQAAWAILSKGGRALDAVEAGARVPEQDLKNHSVGRAGYPDRDGHVSLDASIMDEQGNCGAVAALEHIAHPISVARAVMEKTPHVLLVGAGALQFAQEQGFPREELLTPESRAAWEAWKKDAKYAPKANSEVGDYGKTSGQLGTPGGAGNHDTIGMLALDAQGNLSGACTTSGMAWKLRGRVGDSPIVGAGLYVDNDVGGATSTGVGEEVIRNVGSFLVVELMRQGRSPQDACKEAVARILKKKPQAKDIQVGFLAVNKQGQVGAWAIQKGFTYALCDGARQDRLVAGQSFY; translated from the coding sequence ATGCTGAATCGCAGAGGCCTAATCGGCGCGTCCTTGATCGGATCGGGGCTGGTGGGCACCCGTGCGGCGGCGGCCGCCGAGCCGACCGGCGGCGCGGGGATCCAACTGACCCGGCCCTGCGTGATCTCCACCTGGGACTTCGGCGTGCCGGCCAACCAGGCGGCCTGGGCGATCCTGAGCAAGGGCGGGCGGGCGCTGGACGCCGTCGAGGCCGGGGCCCGGGTCCCCGAGCAGGACCTTAAGAACCACAGCGTCGGTCGCGCCGGATATCCCGACCGCGACGGCCACGTGTCGCTGGACGCCAGCATCATGGACGAGCAGGGCAATTGCGGCGCCGTCGCCGCCCTGGAGCACATCGCCCACCCGATCTCGGTGGCCCGGGCGGTGATGGAGAAGACTCCGCACGTCCTGCTGGTCGGGGCCGGCGCCCTGCAGTTCGCCCAGGAGCAGGGCTTCCCGCGCGAGGAGCTGCTGACCCCCGAGTCGCGGGCCGCCTGGGAGGCGTGGAAGAAGGACGCCAAGTACGCCCCCAAGGCCAACAGCGAGGTCGGCGACTACGGCAAGACCTCGGGCCAACTCGGCACGCCGGGCGGAGCGGGCAATCACGACACCATCGGCATGCTGGCCCTCGACGCCCAGGGGAACCTGTCGGGCGCCTGCACCACCAGCGGCATGGCCTGGAAGCTGCGCGGCCGGGTCGGCGATTCGCCCATCGTCGGGGCCGGGCTCTATGTCGACAACGACGTCGGCGGCGCCACCTCGACCGGGGTGGGCGAGGAGGTGATCCGCAACGTCGGCAGCTTCCTGGTGGTCGAGCTGATGCGCCAGGGCCGCTCGCCCCAGGACGCCTGCAAGGAAGCCGTCGCCCGGATCCTGAAGAAGAAGCCGCAGGCCAAGGACATCCAGGTGGGCTTCCTGGCCGTGAACAAGCAGGGCCAGGTCGGGGCCTGGGCGATCCAGAAGGGCTTTACCTACGCCCTGTGCGACGGGGCGCGGCAGGACCGGCTGGTCGCGGGCCAGAGCTTCTATTGA
- a CDS encoding LytTR family DNA-binding domain-containing protein, translated as MREKASAVRERRAAAIGEAPTDTPIPAVLRSYLRPLAVAVIAGVFLALVGALGTSDTPLVPRLGYWIGLSTLGAVLGTTVAQAVGGLWPGLASTWWRALIIVVVLTPLFTVLVWLAGGRSPLTPRVAATYFGVTLLMTSGMTALMTLATRRPVETHAAPPEAPPPRFLERLPPRLRGGEIYAVEAEDHYLRLHTSKGQDLILLRLSDAVAELEGIEGAQTHRSWWVAKAAVQDARRGDGRATLTLKNGVEAPVSRAYARALREAGWY; from the coding sequence GTGCGTGAGAAAGCGTCGGCAGTTCGTGAACGGCGGGCCGCCGCCATTGGCGAAGCGCCAACGGACACGCCCATCCCGGCCGTCCTGCGCAGCTACCTGCGGCCGCTGGCGGTGGCCGTGATCGCCGGCGTCTTCCTGGCCCTGGTCGGCGCGCTCGGCACCAGCGACACGCCCCTGGTTCCGCGCCTGGGCTACTGGATCGGCCTGTCCACGCTGGGCGCGGTGCTGGGCACGACGGTGGCCCAAGCCGTTGGCGGACTCTGGCCGGGCCTGGCCTCCACTTGGTGGCGCGCCCTGATCATCGTCGTGGTGCTGACCCCGCTGTTCACGGTGCTGGTCTGGCTGGCGGGGGGCCGCTCGCCCCTGACCCCGCGGGTCGCGGCGACCTATTTCGGCGTCACCCTGCTGATGACCAGCGGCATGACCGCCCTGATGACCCTGGCCACGCGCCGCCCGGTCGAGACCCACGCCGCGCCGCCGGAAGCGCCGCCGCCCCGCTTTCTCGAACGCCTGCCCCCTCGCCTGCGCGGCGGCGAGATCTACGCCGTGGAGGCCGAGGACCATTATCTGCGCCTGCACACCTCCAAGGGCCAGGACCTGATCCTGCTGCGCCTGTCCGACGCCGTGGCCGAACTGGAGGGTATCGAGGGCGCCCAGACCCATCGCTCGTGGTGGGTGGCCAAGGCGGCGGTGCAGGACGCCAGGCGGGGCGACGGTCGCGCCACCCTGACCCTGAAGAACGGCGTCGAGGCGCCCGTCAGCCGCGCCTACGCCCGCGCGCTGCGCGAGGCCGGCTGGTACTGA
- a CDS encoding DUF2306 domain-containing protein codes for MSDTSLSIGPARFIRMVAIGLAVTVGLILATGAAQGHGPGAVLGGLAHLKGHLHAPHLGLLASAPIQIQVHVAAVTTALAIGVVLMLGLKGTTVHRTLGWAWVIAMATAAISSLFIHRSNPGGYSFLHLFAGWTLIALPMGVFAARKHNVRLHGRTMTGLFVGGLLIAGAFAFLPGRLMWQMVFG; via the coding sequence ATGTCCGACACCAGCCTGTCAATCGGCCCCGCCCGCTTTATCCGCATGGTCGCCATCGGCCTGGCCGTCACCGTGGGGCTGATCCTGGCGACCGGCGCCGCCCAGGGGCATGGGCCGGGCGCCGTGCTGGGCGGCTTGGCGCACCTCAAGGGCCACCTGCATGCGCCCCATCTGGGCCTGCTGGCGTCCGCGCCGATCCAGATCCAGGTCCACGTGGCGGCCGTGACCACCGCCCTGGCGATTGGCGTCGTCCTGATGCTGGGCCTGAAGGGAACCACCGTGCACCGCACGCTGGGCTGGGCCTGGGTGATCGCCATGGCGACGGCCGCGATCTCATCGCTGTTCATCCACCGGTCCAATCCCGGCGGCTACAGCTTCCTGCACCTGTTCGCCGGCTGGACCCTGATCGCCCTGCCCATGGGCGTGTTCGCCGCCCGCAAGCACAATGTCCGCCTGCACGGCCGGACGATGACGGGCCTGTTCGTCGGCGGCCTGCTGATCGCCGGGGCCTTCGCCTTCCTGCCCGGCCGGCTGATGTGGCAGATGGTGTTCGGCTGA
- a CDS encoding TetR/AcrR family transcriptional regulator — MTQVRASRAQPAPRAKPAGRGRPSKAAGRDLKETILDAAEGLFARHGFHGVTIRQVAAEAGVDTALIHYYFGAKRELFDSVFLRRAEILNTARSVSMDAYEKSHAGTMTVEGVIEAFIEPLLRISQDGGQGWKSYFALVAQVNNTPAWGGETMARFFDPVVHRLVETLKVVRPDAAYRDLYWSYQFLTGSMMLALSETGRIDSLSNGECHSSDLGAVRARLFAYCAAGFEAVIARAPQG, encoded by the coding sequence ATGACGCAAGTTCGAGCCTCTCGCGCCCAGCCCGCCCCCCGCGCCAAGCCGGCCGGACGCGGCCGACCGTCCAAGGCCGCGGGGCGGGACCTGAAGGAGACCATCCTCGACGCCGCCGAGGGGCTGTTCGCGCGTCACGGCTTCCACGGCGTCACGATCCGCCAGGTGGCCGCCGAGGCCGGCGTCGACACCGCCCTGATCCACTACTATTTCGGCGCCAAGCGCGAGCTGTTCGACTCGGTGTTCCTGCGCCGGGCCGAGATCCTCAACACCGCCCGCAGCGTCTCCATGGACGCCTACGAGAAGAGCCATGCCGGGACCATGACGGTCGAGGGGGTGATCGAGGCCTTCATCGAGCCTCTGCTGCGCATCTCCCAGGACGGCGGCCAGGGCTGGAAGAGCTATTTCGCCCTGGTGGCCCAGGTGAACAACACCCCGGCCTGGGGCGGCGAGACCATGGCGCGGTTCTTCGATCCTGTCGTCCATCGCCTGGTCGAGACCCTGAAGGTGGTTCGTCCGGACGCGGCCTATCGCGACCTCTACTGGAGCTACCAGTTCCTGACCGGCTCGATGATGCTGGCCCTGTCGGAGACCGGCCGTATCGATTCCCTGTCCAACGGCGAATGCCATTCCAGCGACCTGGGCGCGGTGCGGGCGCGATTGTTCGCCTACTGCGCCGCCGGCTTCGAGGCCGTGATCGCCCGCGCCCCCCAGGGCTGA
- a CDS encoding TonB-dependent receptor, with protein MKTMLKLALLAGAAWSAAATTAIAQDAAPAGADAASGQVAVDELVVTARRREETLKDVPIAVSAFSAETLERQAANDITTLSQTTPNITVQTARGSNSTLISYIRGIGQQDPLWGYEPGVGLYVDDVYVYRPQGAVLDVFDVSRIEVLRGPQGTLYGRNTIGGAIKYVTNRLGDEAGGKIRGTYGSYNQTDLLVEGHTPVGGGLSVGSAYALYKRDGYGANLTTGAEHYDKDVQAYRLSAEYKPNDDLFFRLAYDRVEDDSNPRHGHRELPALVGGYKVLDAYDTQAGLGDKNAVKTEGLSLTGEYHASEFLTFKSITAGRKGHTQTLIDFDGTPLPTLDVPATYDDRSFSQELQAVYSDDTVQGVFGLYYMNSQASGEFDTIAGNLGVSIADGGKVSTQSFAAFFDVSANFTDRFKVSLGARATRDHKRSNTFRFFYLGATRSPYQGGTPRPILQVRTNYSAEKTFEEFTPRLSASYELTDDLNTYVSYSKGYKSGGWDMRGDAFLTPQTVEGYDPETVNAYEVGLKGNLFDRRVSFATAAFLSKYKDQQVTTQVVVPSGIASSVDNAGASTLYGVEFEANARFSQHLSGTVAVGYIHAKYDTFSRFVPGGAPNPVNPSQTIPAGGQVVNVADLYGFQNTPEWTGNASLTWRGTVAGGELQVTPMVSYRDDYQQFEQPLPLLDQKAFTLVDLTASWAPEGGRYKISVAGKNLTDERYRTGGYNFGVATYNNSVIGFYGPPRTYSASIEVKF; from the coding sequence ATGAAGACGATGCTCAAGCTCGCGCTGCTGGCCGGCGCGGCCTGGTCGGCGGCCGCGACGACCGCGATCGCCCAGGACGCCGCGCCCGCCGGCGCTGACGCCGCTTCCGGCCAAGTGGCGGTCGACGAACTGGTCGTCACCGCCCGCCGGCGGGAGGAAACCCTCAAGGACGTGCCGATCGCCGTCTCGGCCTTCAGCGCCGAAACCCTGGAGCGCCAGGCCGCCAACGACATCACCACCCTGTCGCAGACCACGCCGAATATCACCGTGCAGACCGCGCGGGGCTCGAACTCGACCCTGATCTCCTACATCCGCGGCATCGGCCAGCAGGACCCGCTTTGGGGCTACGAGCCCGGCGTCGGCCTCTATGTCGACGACGTCTACGTCTATCGTCCGCAGGGCGCGGTGCTGGACGTGTTCGACGTCTCGCGGATCGAGGTGCTGCGCGGTCCGCAGGGTACGCTGTATGGCCGCAACACCATCGGCGGGGCGATCAAGTACGTGACCAACCGCCTGGGCGACGAGGCCGGCGGCAAGATCCGCGGGACCTACGGCAGCTACAACCAGACCGACCTGCTGGTCGAGGGCCACACCCCGGTGGGCGGTGGCCTGTCGGTGGGCAGCGCCTACGCCCTCTACAAGCGCGACGGCTACGGCGCGAACCTGACCACGGGCGCCGAGCACTATGACAAGGACGTCCAGGCCTATCGCCTGAGCGCCGAGTACAAGCCGAACGACGACCTGTTCTTCCGCCTGGCCTACGACAGGGTGGAGGACGACTCCAACCCCCGCCACGGTCACCGCGAACTGCCGGCCCTGGTCGGCGGCTACAAGGTGCTGGACGCCTACGACACCCAGGCGGGCCTGGGCGACAAGAACGCGGTCAAGACCGAGGGGCTGTCGCTGACCGGCGAATATCACGCCAGCGAGTTCCTGACCTTCAAGTCGATCACCGCCGGCCGCAAGGGCCACACCCAGACCCTGATCGACTTCGACGGCACGCCGCTGCCGACCCTGGACGTACCGGCCACCTATGACGACCGCTCGTTCTCGCAGGAACTGCAGGCGGTCTATTCGGACGACACCGTCCAGGGCGTGTTCGGCCTCTACTACATGAACAGCCAGGCCTCCGGTGAGTTCGACACCATCGCCGGCAATCTGGGCGTCTCGATCGCCGACGGCGGCAAGGTCAGCACCCAGAGCTTCGCGGCCTTCTTCGACGTCTCCGCCAACTTCACCGACCGCTTCAAGGTCTCGCTGGGCGCGCGGGCCACCCGCGACCACAAGCGCAGCAACACCTTCCGGTTCTTCTACCTCGGCGCCACGCGCTCGCCCTACCAGGGCGGGACGCCGCGGCCGATCCTGCAGGTGCGCACCAACTACAGCGCCGAGAAGACCTTCGAGGAGTTCACGCCGCGCCTGTCGGCGTCGTACGAGCTGACCGACGACCTGAACACCTACGTCTCCTATTCGAAGGGCTACAAGTCCGGCGGCTGGGACATGCGCGGCGACGCCTTCCTGACGCCCCAGACGGTCGAGGGCTACGATCCCGAGACGGTCAACGCCTACGAGGTGGGCCTGAAGGGTAACCTGTTCGACCGCCGAGTGTCGTTCGCCACGGCCGCGTTCCTGTCCAAGTACAAGGACCAGCAGGTCACCACCCAGGTGGTCGTGCCCTCGGGCATCGCCAGCTCGGTCGACAACGCCGGCGCCTCCACCCTGTACGGCGTCGAGTTCGAGGCCAACGCCCGGTTCAGCCAACACCTGTCGGGCACGGTGGCCGTGGGCTACATCCACGCCAAGTACGACACCTTCAGCCGCTTCGTGCCAGGCGGCGCGCCGAACCCGGTGAACCCGTCGCAGACCATTCCGGCGGGCGGCCAGGTCGTCAACGTGGCCGATCTCTACGGCTTCCAAAACACCCCGGAATGGACGGGCAACGCCAGCCTGACCTGGCGCGGGACCGTCGCCGGCGGAGAGCTGCAGGTCACCCCGATGGTCAGCTATCGCGACGACTACCAGCAGTTCGAGCAGCCCCTGCCGCTGCTGGACCAGAAGGCCTTCACCCTGGTGGACCTGACCGCCAGCTGGGCCCCGGAAGGCGGCCGCTACAAGATCTCGGTGGCCGGCAAGAACCTGACCGACGAGCGCTATCGCACCGGCGGCTACAACTTCGGCGTCGCGACCTACAACAACTCGGTGATCGGCTTCTACGGCCCGCCGCGCACCTATTCGGCCTCGATCGAGGTCAAGTTCTAG
- a CDS encoding spinster family MFS transporter: protein MSNLQIQKAQPGPRYRYVVLAMLILVYTLNFLDRQILGILAKPIKEEFGLTDGQFGLMSGLAFALLYTTLAIPIAWLADRFSRVWIMTAALTLWSGFTALCGFTGGFSQLFLARMGVGVGEAGGVAPAYSMLADYFPKSQRARALAAYAFGIPLGTAAGALVGGLLAVHFGWRTAFIAVGAVGVLLAPVFRLVVRDPRRGGADMAPGDTTTVQAPAAPLGEVVRVLAAKPSFWLLSFGAASSSVCGYGVALWLPSFFMRSLGLTLRETAWYYSGIAFFGGLLGIWLGGVVADRLGAKSKAGYPLTPAVAFLISVPCFLLAMNSGSLVGGMGGGAALALAFAIFLIPTGLNLAWLGPITAAVQHLAPAPMRTTASALFLLINNLLGIAVGTYYFGLVSDLLKPAFGQESLRWSIYTGMGFYLVAALLFFLASRRLARDWVD, encoded by the coding sequence ATGAGCAACCTACAGATCCAGAAAGCCCAACCCGGCCCGCGCTACCGCTATGTCGTGCTGGCCATGCTGATCCTGGTCTACACGCTCAACTTCCTGGACCGGCAGATCCTCGGCATCCTGGCCAAGCCCATCAAGGAGGAGTTCGGCCTGACCGACGGCCAGTTCGGCCTGATGAGCGGTCTGGCCTTCGCCCTGCTGTATACGACCCTGGCCATTCCGATCGCCTGGCTGGCCGATCGCTTCAGCCGGGTGTGGATCATGACCGCGGCTCTGACCCTGTGGAGCGGCTTCACCGCCCTGTGCGGCTTCACCGGCGGGTTCTCGCAGCTGTTCCTGGCTCGGATGGGCGTGGGCGTCGGCGAGGCGGGCGGAGTGGCGCCGGCCTATTCGATGCTGGCCGACTATTTCCCCAAGTCCCAGCGAGCCCGCGCCCTGGCGGCCTATGCGTTCGGCATTCCGCTGGGCACGGCGGCCGGCGCCCTGGTGGGCGGCCTGCTGGCGGTGCATTTCGGCTGGCGAACCGCGTTCATCGCCGTGGGCGCGGTCGGGGTGCTGCTGGCCCCGGTCTTCCGGCTGGTGGTCCGCGATCCGCGCCGCGGCGGCGCCGACATGGCGCCGGGCGACACCACCACGGTCCAGGCGCCGGCCGCGCCGCTGGGCGAGGTCGTGCGGGTGCTAGCCGCCAAGCCCAGCTTCTGGCTGCTGTCATTCGGCGCGGCGTCGTCCTCGGTCTGCGGCTATGGCGTGGCCCTGTGGCTGCCGTCGTTCTTCATGCGCAGCCTGGGCCTGACCCTGCGCGAGACGGCCTGGTACTATTCCGGCATCGCCTTTTTCGGCGGCCTGTTGGGTATCTGGCTGGGCGGGGTGGTGGCCGACCGGCTGGGCGCGAAGTCCAAGGCCGGCTACCCGCTGACCCCGGCGGTGGCGTTCCTGATCTCGGTGCCCTGCTTCCTGCTGGCCATGAACAGCGGCTCGCTGGTCGGGGGGATGGGCGGCGGCGCGGCCCTGGCCCTGGCCTTCGCGATCTTCCTGATCCCCACGGGCCTGAACCTGGCCTGGCTCGGCCCCATCACCGCCGCCGTCCAACACCTGGCCCCCGCACCGATGCGCACCACGGCCTCGGCCCTGTTCCTGCTGATCAACAACCTGCTGGGGATCGCGGTCGGCACCTATTATTTCGGCCTGGTCTCGGACCTGCTGAAGCCGGCGTTCGGCCAGGAATCCCTGCGCTGGTCGATCTATACCGGCATGGGCTTCTACCTGGTCGCGGCCCTGCTGTTCTTCCTGGCCTCGCGCCGCCTGGCCCGTGACTGGGTCGACTAG
- a CDS encoding glycosyltransferase, with protein MRLILGITLSALAAIVAAFLATLAFAPRLPAVTLKDPHVLSSLHKETAHRLKPNLDWRKVPRPTATRGAGGAAAQSRPISVGFYVSWDEDSRESLRRNIDKLDVVSPQWVALRGPGGDIAVDDDPQGVARIAAAPNHPAVLPLVHNSANAAFNGPLADALLANPQARAKLVAGLADLAVKRGYGGYVFDLENLSPAGLANYPKLLAEARAAFKPQGREVWVTAPFDGQGWPLKALQDASDTLVLMAYDQHYGGGDPGPNAGQDWYEGELAKRFAKLDPARTVMALGAYGYDWTLNKAGKAVAGSPATFHEAIRNAQDAGANIDMDDDALNPTYDYVDDNGDSHEVWFLDAATLFNQVKVTDGWKPRGYGLWRMGMEDPGVWSVLGKPYGQASAAGLTRIPAGTSVDFDGGGEVLRVANLPTPGMRSVTFDPDTGLISDQTYDVLPSSYVIERYGQKPGLVALTFDDGPDARWTPKILDILKAKKAPATFFVIGENMQTRPDLVKREVAEGHEVGGHTWTHPNIGEIPIAQTDVELNATQRLFEVITGRSMRLFRPPFFGDAEPSTPHEVAPLVIAQELGYLIVGLRIDTDDWQKPAPQTIIDRTLERLDHPGDRPGQVVLLHDAGGNRSRTVEALPGLIDAIRARGYRLVTVGELAGLTPAQAMPVSDRDPVALALDRVGFGLFRGLKFMLSALFITAIALGLARLVFLAGLALVHRWTHQSPANLDPESGPLVSVLIPCFNEEKVIAASVSRILESEWKNIEVLVLDDGSKDGTAEAVRRAHGADPRVTLLSFENGGKARAVNRGLAVAKGDYVVALDADTLFPPKTIGRLVRWFHDPTIGAVAGNAIVGNRLNIVTRWQALEYVTAQNLERRALAALGAVTVVPGAVGAWRKSVLDALGGYPADTLAEDQDLTIACQRAGWKVAFDPAAQAFTEAPDTVGGLLKQRFRWSFGTLQCVWKHRAALFNPKNPALGFVALPQIWLFQILLAVAAPLVDLAVVWSLVSGLYGALAHPVEWSPDDTIRGLLYWGVFILVDLSAGALGMALEKRAPWADLPYLPVQRFGYRQLMYYVVVKSVLTAARGGRVGWGKLERRATATLK; from the coding sequence ATGCGACTGATCCTGGGGATCACCCTGTCCGCCCTGGCCGCGATCGTGGCGGCGTTCCTGGCCACCCTGGCCTTCGCCCCGCGCCTGCCCGCCGTGACCCTGAAGGACCCGCACGTCCTGTCGTCGCTGCACAAGGAGACGGCGCACCGGCTGAAGCCGAACCTGGACTGGCGCAAGGTGCCGCGCCCCACGGCGACGCGCGGCGCCGGCGGGGCCGCGGCCCAGTCGCGGCCCATCAGCGTCGGCTTCTATGTCAGCTGGGACGAGGATTCCCGCGAGTCCCTGCGCCGCAATATCGACAAGCTGGACGTGGTCTCGCCGCAATGGGTGGCCTTGCGGGGGCCCGGCGGCGACATCGCCGTCGACGACGACCCGCAGGGCGTGGCCCGGATCGCGGCCGCGCCCAACCATCCGGCCGTGCTGCCCCTGGTCCACAACTCGGCCAACGCGGCCTTCAACGGGCCCCTGGCCGACGCCCTGCTGGCCAATCCGCAGGCCCGGGCCAAGCTGGTCGCCGGCCTGGCCGACCTGGCGGTCAAGCGCGGCTACGGCGGCTATGTCTTCGACCTGGAGAACCTGTCGCCCGCGGGCCTGGCCAACTATCCCAAGCTGCTGGCGGAGGCGCGCGCGGCCTTCAAGCCGCAGGGCCGCGAGGTGTGGGTCACCGCGCCGTTCGACGGCCAGGGCTGGCCGCTGAAGGCGCTGCAGGATGCGTCCGACACCCTGGTGCTGATGGCCTACGACCAGCACTACGGCGGCGGCGATCCGGGGCCCAACGCCGGCCAGGACTGGTACGAGGGCGAGCTGGCCAAGCGCTTCGCCAAGCTGGACCCGGCCCGCACGGTCATGGCCTTGGGGGCCTATGGCTACGACTGGACCCTGAACAAGGCGGGCAAGGCCGTGGCCGGCTCGCCGGCCACCTTCCACGAGGCGATCCGCAACGCCCAGGACGCCGGCGCCAATATCGACATGGACGACGACGCCCTGAACCCGACCTACGACTATGTCGACGACAACGGCGACAGCCACGAGGTCTGGTTCCTGGACGCCGCCACCCTGTTCAACCAGGTCAAGGTCACCGACGGATGGAAGCCGCGGGGCTATGGCCTGTGGCGGATGGGCATGGAGGATCCGGGCGTCTGGAGCGTGCTGGGCAAGCCTTACGGCCAGGCCTCGGCCGCCGGCCTGACCCGGATCCCGGCCGGAACCAGCGTCGACTTCGATGGCGGCGGCGAGGTGCTGCGGGTGGCCAACCTGCCGACCCCGGGCATGCGCAGCGTGACGTTCGATCCGGACACCGGCCTGATCTCGGACCAGACCTACGACGTCCTGCCCAGCTCGTACGTGATCGAGCGCTACGGCCAGAAGCCGGGCCTGGTGGCCCTGACCTTCGACGACGGCCCCGACGCGCGCTGGACGCCTAAGATCCTCGACATCCTCAAGGCGAAGAAGGCTCCGGCCACCTTCTTCGTGATCGGCGAGAACATGCAGACCCGGCCCGACCTGGTGAAGCGCGAGGTCGCCGAGGGCCACGAGGTGGGCGGCCACACCTGGACCCACCCCAATATCGGCGAGATTCCGATCGCCCAGACGGACGTCGAGCTGAACGCCACCCAGCGCCTGTTCGAGGTGATCACCGGCCGCTCCATGCGGCTGTTCAGGCCGCCGTTCTTCGGTGACGCCGAGCCGTCGACCCCGCATGAGGTGGCCCCGCTGGTGATCGCCCAGGAGCTGGGCTACCTCATCGTCGGCCTGCGGATCGACACGGACGACTGGCAGAAGCCCGCGCCGCAGACGATCATCGATCGCACCCTGGAGCGCCTGGACCATCCGGGCGACCGGCCGGGCCAGGTGGTGTTGCTGCACGACGCCGGCGGCAACCGCTCGCGCACCGTGGAGGCCTTGCCGGGCCTGATCGACGCCATCCGGGCGCGAGGCTATCGCCTGGTCACCGTCGGCGAGCTGGCCGGCCTGACCCCGGCCCAGGCCATGCCGGTCAGCGACCGCGATCCCGTGGCCCTGGCCCTGGACCGCGTGGGCTTTGGCCTGTTCCGCGGCCTGAAGTTCATGCTCAGCGCGCTGTTCATCACCGCCATCGCCCTGGGCCTGGCCCGGCTGGTGTTCCTGGCCGGCCTGGCCCTGGTCCATCGCTGGACGCACCAGAGCCCCGCCAACCTGGATCCGGAGTCTGGTCCGCTGGTCAGCGTGCTGATCCCCTGCTTCAACGAGGAGAAGGTGATCGCCGCCTCGGTGTCGCGGATCCTGGAGTCGGAGTGGAAGAACATCGAGGTCCTGGTCCTCGACGACGGCTCCAAGGACGGCACCGCCGAAGCGGTGCGCCGGGCCCACGGCGCCGACCCGCGCGTGACCCTGTTGAGCTTCGAGAACGGCGGCAAGGCGCGGGCGGTCAATCGCGGCCTGGCCGTGGCCAAGGGCGACTACGTGGTGGCGCTGGACGCCGACACCCTGTTCCCTCCGAAGACGATCGGCCGGCTGGTGCGCTGGTTCCACGACCCGACGATCGGGGCGGTGGCCGGCAACGCCATCGTCGGCAACCGCCTGAACATCGTCACCCGCTGGCAGGCCCTGGAATATGTCACCGCCCAGAACCTGGAGCGCCGCGCCCTGGCCGCCCTGGGGGCGGTCACCGTGGTGCCGGGCGCCGTCGGCGCCTGGCGCAAAAGCGTGCTCGACGCCCTGGGCGGCTATCCGGCCGACACCCTGGCCGAGGACCAGGACCTGACCATCGCCTGCCAGCGCGCGGGCTGGAAGGTGGCCTTCGATCCCGCGGCCCAGGCCTTCACCGAGGCTCCCGACACGGTCGGCGGCCTGCTCAAGCAACGGTTCCGATGGTCGTTCGGCACCCTGCAATGCGTCTGGAAACACCGTGCGGCCCTGTTCAACCCGAAGAACCCGGCGCTCGGCTTCGTGGCCCTGCCGCAGATCTGGCTGTTCCAGATCCTGTTGGCCGTCGCCGCGCCGCTGGTCGACCTGGCGGTGGTCTGGAGCTTGGTCTCCGGCCTCTACGGCGCGCTGGCCCACCCGGTGGAGTGGTCGCCCGACGACACGATCCGGGGCCTGCTCTATTGGGGCGTGTTCATCCTGGTCGACCTGTCGGCGGGCGCCCTGGGCATGGCCCTGGAGAAGCGCGCGCCCTGGGCCGACCTGCCGTACCTGCCGGTCCAGCGCTTCGGCTACCGGCAGCTGATGTACTATGTGGTGGTCAAGTCGGTGCTGACCGCGGCCCGGGGCGGACGCGTGGGCTGGGGCAAGCTCGAGCGGCGCGCCACCGCCACGCTCAAGTAA